The Paludibacter jiangxiensis DNA segment AATGGGATTCGTGAAGGGAAAGCAGGTAACTGTTATAAAAAATGCTCCTTTGCAGGATCCGGTGGAATACGAGATTATGGGCTACAAAGTGTCGTTGCGGAGAAGCGAAGCACGCCTGGTGGAAATAGTGGCCGCTGAAGATGAAAACGAACCGATCGGTGCTAATTTTTCGGGGACGTTAGACAGCGAGGAGATTATTCGTTCTGCAAGAGAAAAAAGTACCACGATCAACGTGGCTTTAGTCGGAAATCCGAATTGTGGGAAAACGACGTTGTTTAATCACGCTTCGGGGTCGCACGAGCGGGTAGGGAACTACAGCGGAGTGACGGTAGATGCCAAAGAAGCAACGATGAAACGCGATCCTTATACCTTTCGTATTGTGGATCTTCCCGGAACCTATTCCATTACAGAATATTCCCCCGAGGAACTTTACGTCCGTCGTCACATTACGGAACAGATGCCCGATATTGTTGTCAATGTGGTAGATGCATCCAACCTGGAGCGTAACCTCTTCCTGACCACACAGCTCATTGATATGAACGTGAAGGTAGTGATTGCCCTCAATATGTACGACGAACTTGAAAAGAAAGGCGTGGCGTTTGATTACAGGGAGTTGGGTAAAATGATCGGTATTCCCATTGTTCCTACAGTGGCTTCAAAAGGAACAGGGGTGGATGAACTTTTCGATAAGGTAATTGAGGTGTACGAAGACCGCGAACCGGATGTACGTCACATTCACATTAACTACGGTATTGAAATTGAAAACGCGATCCGACAAATACAGGACGAAGTGTGGAAATCGCCAGAAGTAACGGATAAACTTTCATCACGTTACGTGGCTATTAAGTTGCTGGAGACCGATAGAACGATGCTTTCGCAACTGGAGTCCTGCACAAATTTCGATCAGATAAAAAGCAAAGCACAAAGTGCCATACAATTGCTTGAGAAAGAGTACGGCGAATCGTCAGAAACGATTATCACCGATGCAAAATATGGCTTTATCGACGGGGCGTTGAAGGAAACCTACAAAGAGCCGAAAAAAGACAGACGTAAAAGCAAACGAGAACTCGACGACCTGTTGACGCACAAATTCTGGGGTTTTCCGATCTTCTTTTTCTTTATGTGGCTGATGTTTCAGGCCACGTTCACTCTAGGCGGCTATCCTATGGAGTGGATCGAAACGGGAGTGTCGTGGTTGAGCGATACTGTGCAAAATGCCATGGCAGAAGGTCCGTTACGCGATTTGGTGGTGAACGGAATTATCGGCGGGGTGGGCAGTGTAATTGTTTTTCTGCCGAACATTCTGATTCTGTTTTTCTTTATTTCAATGATGGAAGATACCGGTTATATGGCGCGTGCCTCGTTTATTATGGACAAGCTGATGCACAAAATCGGACTTCACGGCAAGTCGTTTATTCCTTTGTTGATGGGTTTTGGGTGCAATGTACCTGCTATTATGGCAACCCGTACGCTCGATAATAAAAAGGATAGAATCCTCACCATGCTTATTATTCCGTTTATGTCGTGCAGTGCCCGGCTTCCGGTTTATTTGCTGTTGATTTCGGCATTCTTTCCGGGTAACAAAGCGTTGATGTTGTTTGCCATTTACATTATCGGTATTGTGTTAGCGATATTGATGGCATTGGTACTGAAGCGTTTTCTGTTCAATAAACAGGAAGTACCTTTCGTAATGGAATTGCCGCCTTACCGAACTCCGACAATGAAAAATACATCGATTCACATGTGGTTCAAGGCGCGTCAATACCTGAAAAAAATGTCGAATGTGATTTTGCTGGCCTCCATCATTATTTGGGCTTTGGGCTATTTTCCCCGCGATGTGAAGTATAGCACCAATTATGATGCCAAACGTCAGACGATTGAGGCAAACGCGGGATTAACCAAGGCTCAGAAGGATGCAAGTCTGAAGGAAGTTGCCCTGCAACAGCAATCCGAAAAGCAGGAGAAATCATATATCGGGCAATTGGGTCATGCCATCGAACCGGTAATTTCTCCTTTGGGATACGACTGGAAAATGGGAGTGAGCCTTCTGACCGGACTGGCAGCCAAAGAAGTGGTTGTAAGTTCCATGGGAGTGCTTTATCAGGCTGATGACGAATCGGGAACGCTGAAAGATAAATTGATAGAACAGCGTCATACATCGGGCCCGGAAATCGGACAAAAGGTGTTTACACCTCTGGTGGCTTTCGGATTCATGCTCTTCATTTTGATATATTTCCCTTGTGTGGCTGCTGTTGCGGCCATAAAAAAAGAGGCTGGTTGGAAGTGGGCTGCATTTACTATTGTCTACACAACGGCGCTTGCCTGGCTTATTGCCTGCTTAACTTACCAAATAGGAAGTCTCTTTGTTTAATTCTGAAATTATGAACGAAAAAAAACTATATCAATACGCTTTCGGTCTGGCATTGTTTACCATTGTCTATAATGTACTGGAAGCTGTATTTGCCCTTTATTTCGGTGCCGAGGACGAAAGTCTTTCACTATTTGGTTTTGGTATCGACAGTTTAATAGAAGTCATTTCAGGGCTGGGAATTGCCCATATGGTGATTCGCATACGGCAGAACCCCGGTAGCAACCGCGATAACTTTGAAAGGACAGCATTGCGCATCACCGGGATTTCATTTTATCTGTTTACTGCTGGTCTGATATTGAGTGCCATTGTTACTTTTGTTGAAGGTCATAAGCCGGAAACAACGTTCTGGGGAATTGTAATTTCTCTTATTTCAATTGCCTTTATGTGGGCGTTGATTTGGGGTAAAACCTACGTGGGCAAACGACTCCATTCTGAAGCTATTCTGGCAGACGCCGCCTGTTCCAGAACCTGCGTTTATATGTCGCTGGTTCTACTGGCAAGCAGTGGTATTTATGCCCTCACTCAATGGCCTTTTATTGACGGTGTAGGTGCCTTGGGATTGGCAGTATTTTCGTTTACAGAAGGACGGGAATGTTTTGAAAAAGCAAAGAGCAACCAACTTTGCGGGTGTGGTTGCTCTTGTAAAGATTGATAATTATGTTACAGGAAATTATTGTTTATATCATATTGCTCATCGCTGCCGGCTTCGCTGTCAGGGCGATTGTCAAACGTTTCGGACGTAAAAGCTCTCCCTGCGACGGATGCAGTGGATGCGATCTGAAAAATACGGTTAGCAAAGGCAATAAACCGCCGTGCGGATGTTCGTAAATGCTATTTGACGATCTGCTTTATCCAGTTGGTGGTGGTTTCCAAAACAACAGGTGCAATGGTTTGTTCAATTGAACCATACTCTGCGGGAGCACCGGTTTTACACTCCTGAAACATGTGGTTCAGGTTTGGAAATACTTTGATTACAACCTGCTTGTTGCCTCCTTGTTTCAGCGCTTTCTCAATGAGCGGAATATTTTCCTTGGCAGGAACTTGTAAATCCTTTTCTCCATTCAGAACCAGTACCGGGTATTTTACCTTTGATAATGTTGGTAGCGGATCATACTTCAGAAAGTATCTCATCCATGGGGTGGTCATCTGTTCAACCTGCATAGATATCTGAGCCTTTATGTCTGCCTGAGAAGTATCTTTCTTTAGTTTCAGGTAGGTCTCGGTAAGCAGTTGAGCGAGTTTTTGCTTCAACGCTTTGGGATCGGTGGTGTGGTCCATGATGTCCATTCCTTTTTCACCAGCCTCTTTCCACGCGGCAAGTTCTTGTTCGGGGGCTCCGTTCGCACGACCGATCAATTCCTGTTGCAGCACTATCAACTGGTCTCCCCTCAACCCAGTTCCTGCCAGAATCACAATAAAGCGTATATCTTTGGATTTGGAGGCTACTATCGGCGCAATGTTTCCTCCTTCGCTGTGTCCTATCAGGCCAATCTTCTTTTGATCAATATCTTTCCGGCTCTTCAGATATGCGACTGCACTTTCTACATCCGAGGCAAAATCGGTGGTAATTGCTTTTTGAAAATCTCCCGTCGATTTGCCGAAGCCACGGTCGTCATAGCGCAATACTCCAATGCCATTTCGAGTCAGATAATCGGCAATTACCAGAAACGGTTTGTGCCCGAATATTTCTTCATCCCGGTTTTGCGATCCGCTGCCGGTAATAAGAACCACAACGGGAAATTTACCCTCTTTTTTAGGCAAAGTCAATGTGCCTGCAAGGGTAATGCCAGCAGATGGATTGGGAAAGGTTACCTCTTCGGAATAGTATGGAAAAGGTGGCACTGGTTCCTGTGGACGTTTGATCGCTTGTTTTTCGATAGCACGGCGGGTAAGATTCAATGGCATTGCCATTCCCCGTTGCTTGAAAGTGCCTATAATAGAATCGCCGCCCCGTAACTCTCCGTTGTATTCCGCCATCAGGTTGGGCATGGAGATGTCCAGTTTCGAGTTGGCAAATAAGGTGCTGCTGACAGGTATTCCTTTAGCCCCCTGATCGGGGCTGTCCAGCGTAGCACTGTATTTATCGCCGTTTTGAGAGATATGAAAAACAATCCGCAATTGCATCGCGGCCTGAACTTTTAATGCTCCGTACCAATCACCGGTAATTTGTTGGGCAAAAGCACTAATGGAAAATAGCAAGAGCACCAGAGAAAGAATTCGTGTTTTCATGAGTTTGTGTTTTAATGTTTCCCGATACCTGATTTAATTATTGCAAATATACTAATTCTCTTATTTTTAGTGCATTTTTCGGAGCAAAACCTCCGTAGTCGTTGTTGAAAAAAGCCCATACATCCTTGCCTTCGTTTAACCAGCAACGAATCTTTTCAGCATAGAATACCAAATCCGACATGGTATAATCAGATGCGTACAATTGCTCGCGGCCGTGAAAGCGTATGTAGACAAAGTCAGAAGTGACAATTTCTGCGAATGGAAATTTACCTCCGGCATCTGAGATGACGAAGCCAAGGGAATAACGGCTCAATAAGTCAAAAAAATCATCGTTAAGCCACGATCCATCGCGGATTTCCACCGCAAAATGATAATCCGGATGTCTGTTCCTAAGTAAGTCGGCAAAATGAATAGATAGTTCCTTGTCGTAATGGAAATTAGGAGGTAATTGTACCAAAACAGGACCTAATTTTGGCTTCAAACAGTCAAAGGTCTGAAAATAGTTTTCAAGTGCTTGATCGCAATTCACCAGACGTTTTTGATGTGTAATGAAACGGCTCATTTTGGTGCAAAAGCGGAATGACTCCGGTGTACGGCGCATCCATCCGGCTACTGTTGCTTTGAACGGAAGATGATAAAAGCTGGCATTCAGTTCAACACAATCGAATTGAGTAATATAATACTCGAGATATTGGGCTGGTTGTACTTCTGAAGGATAAAAGCATCCGGACCAGTGCTGATAGCTCCAGCCGGATGTGCCTACAAATAGCTCTCCACAGTTGGAAATTGCAGTCATTGCTCTATCGCTTCCGTTCGTTCAGCAGCCACACTCCCAGTAAAGCAAGAAAGATAGCCGCCACTGCGCTTATCCAGGCCGGAATGCTTACGCAATTTGCAACAACGATAGGTACAGCAATAATGAATCGCAAGAGCTGGGCAAAAGCCAAAAACAGCAATAAAATGCCGATAACAAGAGATGCCGGGCGTTTCATGATTGGATCCTCCAATATTAATTCAATACAAAGATATATTGGATTTTGGAGGTGTGTAATCATTTATTTATCATTCTGCTCCGATAAGTTGAAGTTGGTGTGATTGCAGGTTTTCACCGCGAAAAAAGAGCGTGACTTTATGCGATTTAGTGAATCTCTCTAACAGGGCGGCCATGTATTTTGAATAGCTGAGATAATAGTCAGTGCCGTCTAAGTTGTATGAAATTTGTTCTCCAAATCAAGCCCGTATTCAGCAGCTGTTTTGCCTTTCAAATCTTTTAATGTGTAAATAAGCATCGAAACGGAACTCTTCTCTTTTAAGCCTTGCAATCGGGAGACTATTATTGATTTTTCCTGATTGGAAAACAGCGAGGCATTATCAATCACCTGCTGGCTTTTGCCCGGCAAGCAAAAAATGAACAAATATGAAAGAATTGGTATGTATTTCATGCGTTGGATATAGTTCGTTAAAGTGGTATTATAAATACAAATCTAACAGATATTTAGGCAAAAACTATAAGAAGACGATATTTTTTGAAGTGGAGAGAGTGGACTTATATGACCTGAAAGTGGTGCGTTGATAAAATTTAACGTTTAAAATTATTGGAATTCAATAAAACTACTCTATTTTTGTACTCGAAAACGATTTTAGTCGAAAAATGATAAACGATCAGCTATCTAAAGAAGAACAACTCCGAAAAGAGATAATTTCAACTGCTCAGAAATTATTTCAACAGTATGGACTCCATAAAACAACAATGGAGGATATTGCTCGTGCAATGGGCAAAGGGAAGAGTACGCTTTACTACTATTATAAGAGTAAAGAGGAAATTTTCGATGCTGTGCTTCGTACTGAAATGAACGAAGTTTATCATCTGTCAAAGGAAGCTGTACATCAAGCAGAATCGGCTTCTGATAAGCTAAAGGCTTTTTTCTCACTTTCTTTCCAGATAGCAAAAAGTAAAGTCAACCTTTATAAGATTGTTACTGAAGAGATGGCTATTCAGGATTTGTCGCGAACACATCATGTGGTGAAGGAACTGAATGCAAAATCAGTAGCAATGGTGGAAGATATTTTTATTGCAGGATTTGTATCGGGTGAATTTTGCGACGAACTTCGCAGCCAGGCACATCTTCTTGCATATTCAATGGTAAGTGCTATGCGTAGTCTGGTGTTGGATATGGCGATAGATGACCAAATACCTGACTGGGATACCCGGTTAAATGTTTTACTTGAATTCCTGATTAAGGCATTACGCAAATAATGCCATTTTTTTTAATCAGAATTCGACCAAAAAACGAAAAACGTTTTGAAATTTCTCATATAAAGAAAGATAGATAAAACAAATTAAATTTCAGAAGAAGATGAAGAAAGTAGCTTATTTCGTGTTGTGCATCCTGACATTGGCTGGATGTAAACAGGCAAAAACAGAGAGCGTTGCCGATCCGAAGATTGTAATAGCTGAGGTTCAGCAGGTATCTACTTCGGGAGCTTTGCAGTATAGTGGCACTATTGAACCGACACAAACCATTCCACTTACGTTTCAGGCTCAGGGAACGGTGCTGAAGGTGTTGGTTAATGCGGGTGATCCGGTGAAAGCGGGTCAGTTGTTGGCCGTTGTCGATAAGGCTGATGCACAAAGCATGTATGAAATGACGCTGGCAAAATATCAACA contains these protein-coding regions:
- the feoB gene encoding ferrous iron transport protein B, whose translation is MTTTIKTTFLADLKTGEQGIITKVLGHGAFRKRITEMGFVKGKQVTVIKNAPLQDPVEYEIMGYKVSLRRSEARLVEIVAAEDENEPIGANFSGTLDSEEIIRSAREKSTTINVALVGNPNCGKTTLFNHASGSHERVGNYSGVTVDAKEATMKRDPYTFRIVDLPGTYSITEYSPEELYVRRHITEQMPDIVVNVVDASNLERNLFLTTQLIDMNVKVVIALNMYDELEKKGVAFDYRELGKMIGIPIVPTVASKGTGVDELFDKVIEVYEDREPDVRHIHINYGIEIENAIRQIQDEVWKSPEVTDKLSSRYVAIKLLETDRTMLSQLESCTNFDQIKSKAQSAIQLLEKEYGESSETIITDAKYGFIDGALKETYKEPKKDRRKSKRELDDLLTHKFWGFPIFFFFMWLMFQATFTLGGYPMEWIETGVSWLSDTVQNAMAEGPLRDLVVNGIIGGVGSVIVFLPNILILFFFISMMEDTGYMARASFIMDKLMHKIGLHGKSFIPLLMGFGCNVPAIMATRTLDNKKDRILTMLIIPFMSCSARLPVYLLLISAFFPGNKALMLFAIYIIGIVLAILMALVLKRFLFNKQEVPFVMELPPYRTPTMKNTSIHMWFKARQYLKKMSNVILLASIIIWALGYFPRDVKYSTNYDAKRQTIEANAGLTKAQKDASLKEVALQQQSEKQEKSYIGQLGHAIEPVISPLGYDWKMGVSLLTGLAAKEVVVSSMGVLYQADDESGTLKDKLIEQRHTSGPEIGQKVFTPLVAFGFMLFILIYFPCVAAVAAIKKEAGWKWAAFTIVYTTALAWLIACLTYQIGSLFV
- a CDS encoding cation transporter, producing the protein MNEKKLYQYAFGLALFTIVYNVLEAVFALYFGAEDESLSLFGFGIDSLIEVISGLGIAHMVIRIRQNPGSNRDNFERTALRITGISFYLFTAGLILSAIVTFVEGHKPETTFWGIVISLISIAFMWALIWGKTYVGKRLHSEAILADAACSRTCVYMSLVLLASSGIYALTQWPFIDGVGALGLAVFSFTEGRECFEKAKSNQLCGCGCSCKD
- a CDS encoding FeoB-associated Cys-rich membrane protein, whose amino-acid sequence is MLQEIIVYIILLIAAGFAVRAIVKRFGRKSSPCDGCSGCDLKNTVSKGNKPPCGCS
- a CDS encoding alpha/beta hydrolase family protein is translated as MKTRILSLVLLLFSISAFAQQITGDWYGALKVQAAMQLRIVFHISQNGDKYSATLDSPDQGAKGIPVSSTLFANSKLDISMPNLMAEYNGELRGGDSIIGTFKQRGMAMPLNLTRRAIEKQAIKRPQEPVPPFPYYSEEVTFPNPSAGITLAGTLTLPKKEGKFPVVVLITGSGSQNRDEEIFGHKPFLVIADYLTRNGIGVLRYDDRGFGKSTGDFQKAITTDFASDVESAVAYLKSRKDIDQKKIGLIGHSEGGNIAPIVASKSKDIRFIVILAGTGLRGDQLIVLQQELIGRANGAPEQELAAWKEAGEKGMDIMDHTTDPKALKQKLAQLLTETYLKLKKDTSQADIKAQISMQVEQMTTPWMRYFLKYDPLPTLSKVKYPVLVLNGEKDLQVPAKENIPLIEKALKQGGNKQVVIKVFPNLNHMFQECKTGAPAEYGSIEQTIAPVVLETTTNWIKQIVK
- a CDS encoding DUF72 domain-containing protein, which produces MTAISNCGELFVGTSGWSYQHWSGCFYPSEVQPAQYLEYYITQFDCVELNASFYHLPFKATVAGWMRRTPESFRFCTKMSRFITHQKRLVNCDQALENYFQTFDCLKPKLGPVLVQLPPNFHYDKELSIHFADLLRNRHPDYHFAVEIRDGSWLNDDFFDLLSRYSLGFVISDAGGKFPFAEIVTSDFVYIRFHGREQLYASDYTMSDLVFYAEKIRCWLNEGKDVWAFFNNDYGGFAPKNALKIRELVYLQ
- a CDS encoding TPM domain-containing protein — translated: MKYIPILSYLFIFCLPGKSQQVIDNASLFSNQEKSIIVSRLQGLKEKSSVSMLIYTLKDLKGKTAAEYGLDLENKFHTT
- a CDS encoding TetR/AcrR family transcriptional regulator: MINDQLSKEEQLRKEIISTAQKLFQQYGLHKTTMEDIARAMGKGKSTLYYYYKSKEEIFDAVLRTEMNEVYHLSKEAVHQAESASDKLKAFFSLSFQIAKSKVNLYKIVTEEMAIQDLSRTHHVVKELNAKSVAMVEDIFIAGFVSGEFCDELRSQAHLLAYSMVSAMRSLVLDMAIDDQIPDWDTRLNVLLEFLIKALRK